A region from the Mycolicibacterium litorale genome encodes:
- a CDS encoding AAA family ATPase, which translates to MLTTVAIRGYRSLRDVVLPLRRLTVVTGANGSGKSSLYRALVLLADCGRGEVIGSLAREGGLQSVLWAGPEQTAGARRTGATEGTVRTRPVSLEMGYATDELGYLVDLGLPQHAGPDSLFARDPQIKREAVFAGRIMRPAATLVRRGGPHAEASAESGRGFDELTRALPSYRSVLAEFAGALPELTAVRDRLRNWRFYDGFRVDAAAPARHPQVGTRTPVLSADGSDLPAAVQTIFEAGLDDLARAVADAFDGATVEIAVHDGLFDLQLRQPGMLRALRCAELSDGTLRFLLWAAALLSPEPPSLMVLNEPETSLHPDLVRPLAALVTAAAEQTQVVVVTHSPAMIELLGAVPLDEDGDAVRLELYKEFGETRLHGQDLLSTPPWDWGKR; encoded by the coding sequence ATGCTCACGACCGTCGCCATCCGCGGCTACCGCTCGTTACGTGACGTGGTGTTGCCGCTGCGCCGGCTGACCGTGGTGACCGGCGCCAACGGCAGTGGCAAATCGTCGCTGTACCGCGCGCTGGTACTCTTGGCCGACTGCGGTCGCGGTGAGGTGATCGGCTCCCTGGCGCGTGAAGGCGGACTGCAGTCGGTGCTGTGGGCCGGCCCCGAGCAGACCGCGGGCGCCCGCCGCACCGGCGCCACGGAGGGCACCGTCCGCACGCGGCCGGTGTCCCTCGAAATGGGCTATGCCACAGATGAACTGGGCTACCTCGTGGACCTCGGCCTGCCGCAGCACGCCGGTCCGGACTCGCTCTTCGCCCGCGACCCGCAGATCAAACGGGAAGCGGTGTTCGCCGGGCGCATCATGCGTCCAGCCGCCACGCTGGTGCGCCGCGGCGGGCCACATGCGGAGGCGAGTGCCGAATCCGGGCGCGGCTTCGACGAGCTGACCAGGGCCCTGCCCTCGTATCGCAGCGTGCTCGCCGAGTTCGCCGGTGCGCTGCCCGAGCTGACGGCGGTGCGCGACCGGCTCCGGAACTGGCGCTTCTACGACGGATTCCGAGTGGACGCGGCGGCGCCCGCACGCCACCCGCAGGTCGGTACCCGCACACCGGTGCTCTCCGCCGACGGCAGCGATCTGCCCGCAGCGGTGCAGACGATCTTCGAGGCAGGTTTAGACGATCTCGCCCGCGCGGTCGCCGACGCCTTCGACGGCGCGACGGTCGAGATCGCCGTCCACGACGGTCTTTTCGACCTCCAGCTGCGCCAACCCGGGATGCTTCGCGCGCTGCGGTGCGCCGAACTGTCCGACGGCACACTGCGTTTCCTGCTGTGGGCGGCGGCGCTGCTCAGCCCCGAACCACCGTCGTTGATGGTGCTCAACGAACCGGAGACCTCCCTGCACCCCGATCTCGTCCGCCCGTTGGCCGCACTCGTCACCGCGGCCGCCGAACAGACGCAGGTCGTCGTCGTCACCCACTCCCCCGCGATGATCGAACTGCTGGGGGCGGTCCCGCTCGACGAGGACGGCGACGCCGTCCGCCTCGAGCTGTACAAGGAGTTCGGCGAGACGCGGCTCCACGGCCAGGATCTGCTGAGCACCCCACCGTGGGACTGGGGCAAGCGCTGA
- the nrdI gene encoding class Ib ribonucleoside-diphosphate reductase assembly flavoprotein NrdI, with amino-acid sequence MGNLVYFSSVSENTHRFVQKLGLPATRIPLHGRIEVDEPYVLVLPTYGGGHANGPDPDAGGYVPKQVIAFLNNEHNRSLIRGVIAAGNTNFGAEFGYAGDVVSRKCGVPYLYRFELMGTTDDVLAVRAGLESFWKEQTCHPPSQLQSL; translated from the coding sequence ATGGGCAACCTGGTGTACTTCTCCAGCGTCTCGGAGAACACCCACCGCTTCGTCCAGAAGCTGGGACTGCCCGCGACGCGGATCCCCCTGCACGGCCGCATCGAGGTCGACGAGCCCTATGTGCTGGTGCTGCCCACCTACGGCGGTGGGCACGCGAACGGGCCCGATCCCGACGCCGGGGGTTACGTCCCCAAACAGGTCATCGCATTCCTCAACAACGAGCACAACCGGTCGTTGATCCGCGGCGTCATCGCCGCGGGTAACACCAACTTCGGCGCTGAATTCGGCTATGCGGGCGACGTGGTGTCCCGCAAGTGCGGCGTCCCGTACCTCTACCGTTTCGAGTTGATGGGGACGACCGACGACGTCCTCGCCGTCCGCGCCGGTCTTGAATCTTTCTGGAAGGAACAGACGTGTCACCCACCGTCACAGCTGCAGAGCCTGTAA
- a CDS encoding SDR family oxidoreductase, producing the protein MTQGSGFAGKRCLLTGAASGIGRATALRLAREGAELFLTDRDGQGLETTVADARALGGTVAMHRALDIADYDAVAQFAADIHRAHPAMDVVMNIAGVSAWGTVDRLTHEHWKSMVDINLMGPIHVIETFVPPMIEARRGGHLVNVSSAAGLVALPWHAAYSASKYGLRGLSEVLRFDLARHRIGVSVVVPGAVKTPLVQTVQIAGVDREDPNVQKWTNRFTGHAVSAEHVAEQILRGVRRNRYLIYTSPDIRAFYLFKRTMWWPYSVAMRQVNVIFSRALRPARR; encoded by the coding sequence ATGACGCAGGGCAGCGGATTCGCCGGCAAACGTTGTCTCCTCACCGGCGCTGCCAGCGGAATCGGGCGGGCCACCGCCCTGCGACTGGCCCGCGAAGGCGCCGAGCTGTTCCTCACCGACCGGGATGGCCAGGGATTGGAGACCACCGTCGCCGATGCCCGCGCGCTGGGCGGCACGGTCGCGATGCACCGGGCGCTCGACATCGCCGACTACGACGCCGTCGCGCAGTTCGCCGCCGACATCCACCGCGCGCACCCTGCGATGGACGTCGTCATGAACATCGCCGGCGTGTCCGCGTGGGGCACTGTCGACCGGTTGACCCACGAGCACTGGAAGTCGATGGTCGACATCAACCTGATGGGGCCCATCCACGTCATCGAGACGTTCGTGCCGCCGATGATCGAGGCGCGCCGCGGCGGCCACCTGGTCAACGTGTCCTCGGCGGCCGGACTGGTCGCCCTGCCCTGGCACGCCGCCTACAGTGCGAGCAAATACGGTCTGCGCGGGCTGTCGGAGGTGTTGCGCTTCGACCTCGCGCGCCATCGCATCGGGGTGTCGGTCGTGGTGCCCGGCGCGGTGAAAACCCCACTGGTCCAGACGGTTCAGATCGCCGGCGTCGACCGTGAGGACCCGAATGTGCAGAAGTGGACGAACCGCTTCACCGGCCACGCCGTGTCCGCCGAGCATGTCGCCGAGCAGATCCTGCGCGGTGTGCGCCGCAACCGCTACCTCATCTACACCTCACCGGACATCCGCGCGTTCTACCTGTTCAAACGCACGATGTGGTGGCCGTACAGCGTCGCGATGCGGCAGGTCAACGTGATCTTCTCGCGCGCGTTGCGCCCCGCGCGCCGGTAG
- a CDS encoding DNA polymerase IV encodes MPRWILHVDLDQFLASVELRRHPELEGLPVIVGGSGDPTEPRKVVTCASYPAREYGVHAGMPLRVAARRCPDATFLPSDTAAYDEASDQVMGLLRDLGHPVEVWGWDEAYVGADVDDPFALADRIREVVAGTGLSCSVGISDNKQRAKVATGFGKPGGVFMLTDADWMAVMGDRPVDALWGVGPKTAKKLAAMGVTTVADLAATDATMLTSAFGPTTGLWILLLAKGGGDSEVSPQPWVPRSRSHVITFPQDLTDRAEMEAAVVRLAEQTLSEVVDAGRVVTRVAVTVRTSTFYTRTKIRKLPAASTDAAVVTSTALDVLGRFDLDRPIRLLGVRLELAMPEPVVGANP; translated from the coding sequence GTGCCGCGCTGGATCCTGCACGTCGACCTCGACCAGTTCCTCGCCTCGGTCGAACTGCGCAGGCATCCCGAACTGGAGGGGCTGCCCGTCATCGTCGGCGGCAGCGGGGACCCGACCGAACCCCGCAAGGTGGTGACGTGCGCGTCGTATCCGGCGCGTGAATACGGGGTGCACGCCGGGATGCCGCTGCGGGTGGCGGCGCGACGCTGCCCGGACGCGACGTTCCTCCCGTCGGACACCGCCGCCTACGACGAGGCCTCCGATCAGGTGATGGGGTTGCTCCGCGATCTGGGCCACCCCGTGGAGGTGTGGGGCTGGGACGAGGCCTACGTCGGCGCGGACGTCGACGACCCGTTCGCGCTCGCCGACCGCATCCGCGAGGTGGTCGCCGGGACCGGGCTGTCGTGTTCGGTCGGCATCAGCGACAACAAACAGCGCGCCAAGGTCGCCACCGGATTCGGCAAGCCGGGTGGTGTCTTCATGCTCACCGACGCCGACTGGATGGCCGTGATGGGCGACCGCCCGGTCGACGCACTGTGGGGCGTGGGACCCAAGACCGCCAAGAAGCTCGCCGCGATGGGCGTCACCACGGTGGCCGATCTGGCGGCCACCGATGCGACGATGCTGACGTCGGCGTTCGGGCCGACGACCGGGCTGTGGATCCTGTTGCTGGCCAAGGGCGGCGGGGACAGCGAGGTCAGCCCACAACCATGGGTGCCACGCTCCCGCAGCCACGTCATCACCTTCCCGCAGGACCTCACCGACCGCGCCGAGATGGAAGCGGCGGTGGTGCGCCTGGCCGAGCAGACCCTGTCCGAGGTCGTCGACGCCGGACGCGTCGTCACCCGCGTCGCGGTGACGGTGCGCACCAGCACGTTCTACACGCGCACGAAGATCCGCAAGCTGCCCGCCGCGAGCACCGACGCCGCCGTCGTCACCAGCACCGCACTCGACGTGCTGGGGCGGTTCGACCTCGACCGGCCGATCCGGCTCCTCGGGGTCCGCCTCGAACTGGCGATGCCGGAACCGGTTGTCGGCGCGAACCCATAG
- a CDS encoding redoxin NrdH — MTVTVYTKPACVQCNATYKALDKQGIDYEIVDITLDSEARDYVMALGYLQAPVVVAGNDHWSGFRPDRIKALSGVAATA, encoded by the coding sequence ATGACCGTCACCGTGTACACCAAGCCCGCATGCGTGCAGTGCAACGCCACCTACAAGGCGCTGGACAAGCAGGGCATCGACTACGAGATCGTCGACATCACCCTGGACAGCGAGGCGCGTGACTACGTCATGGCGCTGGGTTACCTGCAGGCTCCGGTCGTGGTGGCCGGCAACGATCACTGGTCGGGCTTCCGTCCGGACCGGATCAAGGCGCTGTCCGGCGTGGCCGCCACCGCCTGA
- a CDS encoding NAD(P)H-dependent oxidoreductase: MADVNVLVLVGSLRKASVNRQLAELAVESAPEGVVLRVFDGLGEVPFYNEDIDNEDIDNEDIDGEDIDGEDIDGESVPEPARALRAAAEAADAALVVTPEYNGSIPGVLKNAIDWLSRPWGQSALKDKPLAVVGAALGRYGGKWAHDETRKSFGVAGPRVIDDLELSVPAALLDGRHPRENAEVAGALRAVIEKLAAAVG, from the coding sequence ATGGCGGATGTGAACGTGTTGGTGCTCGTGGGCAGCCTGCGGAAGGCCTCGGTGAATCGTCAGCTCGCGGAGTTGGCGGTCGAGTCGGCCCCGGAGGGTGTCGTGCTGCGGGTGTTCGACGGCCTCGGCGAGGTGCCTTTCTACAACGAGGACATCGACAACGAGGACATCGACAACGAGGACATCGACGGCGAGGACATCGACGGCGAGGACATCGACGGCGAGTCGGTGCCGGAACCGGCGCGCGCGCTGCGCGCCGCGGCCGAGGCGGCCGACGCCGCGCTGGTGGTCACCCCCGAGTACAACGGCAGCATTCCCGGAGTGCTCAAGAACGCGATCGACTGGCTGTCGCGGCCTTGGGGTCAGAGCGCGCTGAAGGACAAGCCGCTCGCGGTCGTCGGTGCTGCGCTCGGTCGCTACGGCGGCAAGTGGGCGCACGACGAGACGCGCAAGTCCTTCGGTGTCGCGGGCCCCCGCGTGATCGACGACCTCGAGCTGTCCGTGCCGGCCGCATTGCTGGACGGTAGGCATCCCCGGGAGAACGCCGAGGTGGCGGGGGCGTTGCGGGCGGTCATCGAGAAGCTGGCCGCTGCCGTCGGGTGA
- a CDS encoding TetR/AcrR family transcriptional regulator, with protein sequence MSAPERIAPLPVVDAPQERGDAARNRTLLLEAARRLIAERGAGAVSTDDIAAAAGVGKGTLFRRFGSRAGLMMVLLDENEKAHQQAFMFGPPPLGPGAAPLDRLVAYGRARLTFVHDHHALLSDAGRDPQTRFSGPAALHHAHVRMLLQTADTTGDLDAQTTALTALLDADYVEHRLAEGATLDDLGAAWEGVATKLCGR encoded by the coding sequence GTGAGCGCCCCCGAACGGATCGCCCCGCTCCCGGTGGTCGACGCGCCGCAGGAGCGTGGTGATGCCGCGCGCAACCGGACTCTGTTGCTCGAGGCCGCCCGCCGGCTCATCGCCGAACGGGGGGCCGGCGCGGTCAGCACCGACGACATCGCCGCGGCCGCAGGAGTCGGCAAGGGCACGCTGTTCCGCCGCTTCGGCAGCCGCGCCGGCCTGATGATGGTTCTCCTCGACGAGAACGAGAAGGCCCATCAGCAGGCCTTCATGTTCGGCCCGCCGCCGCTGGGACCCGGCGCCGCGCCGCTCGACCGACTCGTGGCGTACGGGCGGGCCCGGCTCACCTTCGTCCACGACCACCACGCCCTGCTGTCGGACGCCGGACGGGATCCGCAGACGCGGTTCAGCGGGCCGGCCGCGCTGCACCATGCCCATGTCCGGATGCTGCTGCAGACGGCCGACACCACCGGAGACCTCGATGCGCAGACCACCGCGCTGACCGCCCTGCTCGACGCCGACTACGTCGAGCACCGCCTCGCCGAAGGCGCCACCCTCGACGATCTGGGCGCGGCGTGGGAAGGCGTGGCCACCAAGCTCTGCGGACGGTGA